Genomic window (Salvelinus alpinus chromosome 13, SLU_Salpinus.1, whole genome shotgun sequence):
aatagtaatttacaacattaacaatgcatacactgtatttctgatcaattttatgttattttaatggacaacaaaatgtgcttttctttcaaaaacaaggacatttctaagtgaccccaaacgtttgaatggcagtgtgtgtatatatattgtaatgacctgactagatcataaaggaacaattgtccagacagaggattgagtttacgaattgacggtttattaaaccaactttacacaggctactgtttggccgtaaccCACGCCAAATAAGTGAAAGATAAccacaagccaaccgtgaccttctcttgtgaaggccagacataagagagagaacaaaggctaaacctggtcttaacttccaatgcttcatccccctgcccaacccccctccacgccactccgccaaccgccaggatgcccggcatcagaacattccaggcattcccgcgattggcagatagcaggttgattggcatgtcggaccccgcgaaaaCTGGGTACtagtaagtacaacacaaccacctactagcctaacacataacacacagctgtctgtgcgggtcgctacaatatatatatataatatatatgtataaatatatatacgcATTTTACATGCCAACTTTGAGTTAGCAGCAATTGAGATACTGACATATGTGAGTACTACATATCATTAGTTGGAGAAAATTTAAAAAATTCCACATGGTTTAGAACGACATCTTTCTGATAGAAAGGTCCAGAGCCATCGAGAACCATTCACTTCTCGCGATATTGCATTGAGATTCCGCGTGAACTCACAAAACCACCTTGTAGTTGTAGCAGATCTTGCTATCTACCGCCCGGTGTGCACAGCTATCAGATTATTCAGTACAGTGCCGCGGATTATGAATTGAAGTACACTTCTGATTTAACAATATCTATTGACTTTTGTACGTCTTTCCAAAAATAATTCAAACACGTTTCTGTTATTTTAAGGAGTTATTGACGTCAACATTTCATACAATAGTAGAATACAGGCAAGGTAACGTTAGCGTGGAAGATGTCAGTGGTGGGAATTGATGTGGGCTTTCAAAGCTGCTATGTTGCTGTAGCTCGAGCCGGAGGAATTGAGACCGTGGCTAACGAATACAGCGACCGAAGTACACCGTAAGTAAAATATTCTAGACTAGCCATACACTTGAGACAAATACAATTGGTTAGTGAGAGTGGTCAGTTTCTGTTTTTGCGGCCTGGACAACTAGCTGCTAGGTAGCTAGTTAGTTAACAGTTGTGTGTACAGGGTACTGCACGTGAATTCAGCTGCATTacgttagcgagctagctaacgTAATGCAGCCCATCTAATCCATCTAATTTCACCATCCCGCTTTTATCAGATGGATTTATTTCACATGTGTATTGAACTAGTTAATGGTTGCTATTAAACTAGCAGTTACTTATGAGTCCGCCTGCTATCatagttagccagttagctagctcaCCGTTTACTGTACTGGCTCACTTGCTATGACGACATCCGTCAATCGCCGGTAGGAATATTCTAGCAATTTTGCAGTGCGTATAACTGTGTGGTAAAGTACACCATgcaatgagattttttttttaacctttatttataaaaaatataccaTATTATTAGTTTATGGCACCACTGGCCACTTAATTTACAGTACTGTCAGATTTAAGTCAATATTAACATTAACTAGTTcagggatttttatttttttgtggcATTTTTTTTCAGCATTTAAGAAAGTTGACAGAAAATACATGCGATAACTGCCTAAAACGGTCATAAACCAGGTTCCATCAAACCTATgcaagtaaagtacatgtcggataaaacATGTAATGAccggcctgatggaaacagaaaattGTTCGTTAAACTTCCGGACGTCGACAAAACAAAACACGCTAGACAACTTGGTATCTTTTAGTGTCgataaaattaattatgcgagaaatgacGGTGGAATtgcttttatgcgcaaatattaaCATAGCCATCATATCGAAGTacacttggagtcacgcgatgacgtTTGTGGTCCTACCACTACTACGCGGGGAaaacatgcagtttattaggctaaaTCAAAACTGGTTTTATCTGaatttcacagggtggtgaaagtgcaatatTCGATTCCCACTTGGGACCAGTACAAAAAAGTATGAAAAACGTATGCACTCACtgctgtaaatcgctctggataagagtgtctgctaaatgactaaaatgtcttaatgcgcctttccaataaatatcgagggtcttattctggtgacatgataatcGGTGATTGGTTGCCGTTTGATAAATAACGCTCTTTTGTCTATAATGATAATCTCATAATGTAGGCGATACATCCGCAGGTAGCTAGAGTGCACGCGCCAATACCAGAGTGTGCACACTGGATATATAATGCAACATATTTTGTGAGAGAACCATCAGAGTTGAACatgtaacttgtattttttatttggtacatgggaATTGAACTGCAAAGGGTATTTTTATGTGCACCACGTCAACACGCACaacctttatttttattttcaagaagtcaatttgatggaaacatctctgatggAAAAATGCGCAAATTGTTGTtatgcggattttagaatattctaATGAAAATATGTCTCCAATTGGAACTAGAAAAACTCAGAAATGTCTGACTTGCCAagtggttgtagttatacacgtgccgcGTTCTATTAATTAGGAAATCGCACATTTCTGAGTTTCCTAGATCCGACTAGTTTGTGAACGCAGCATAAAACCAGGGGTAAGGTACGTTTCcattgggggaaaaaaacaaaagaaacagCTGAACGTCATGACGTCACACCTTGTCGACTTCTAGAGTCTTCTTCATGCAGCATGGATAGAATGAAAGAATTGATTGCGTAACACCGGTGAAACTTGCATTCCTATAGATATGAAATAATTGGATGTTTAAACTTGCATCCAGTCAATCAGAAATAAAAGTCGAAGCAATTCAGGCACTTTTGAAAGTCGGGACAATCCTTGTCCAGCAAATAACATTATTTTTCTAGTTACATTCTTTTTCTTCAAGCAGTTGGCATTTAGATATATATTTGAGAAATTCGATATATTGAAAGATACAAATTTAAATGTCTTACAAAAATCTATACATCCTTGAAAATTGTAACAACACAAAAAAAGAAACACCGGGTTTTTACATTCAAAGACGAGTATCAATTGATTTCATTACCTTATTCTTACAGAGCATAGTATTCAATATGGCAAAGTAATAAGTTAAATCTACCGTAAAATATATTGAATAGGATGTTTTTTATTCATTTTATGGATTTAATATTTAGCAAGAATCATAATCGAATTCATCACATACTTTTCGTTGGTGGAGGATCTTGGACTATCTAAAACAAAAAGAACATCACAAGCTTGCAGATGGATGTCGCTACCCAATATTTTACAAAAGTCCAACATTGGAAAAACAAATGCTCAAGATTCTGTCCCAGTTTGAAATGTATATTTACAAGTACTTGTTGGATGTGTAATATCTGAGTTACTTTAGTGTTTCCATCACTTTGTTAGCACGTACAGTGCAtgcgtaaagtattcagaccccttgacttttttcagaacattttacgttacagccttacaaAATTATTTAAATCGTTTttcaccctcatcaatctacacacaataccccataatgacaaagcaaaaacaggtttaaaagggaaatatcacatttacgtaagtattcagattctttactctgtactttgttgaagaatctttggcagcgattacagccttgagtcttcttgggtatgatgctacaagcttggcacacctgtatttggggagtttctcccattcttctctgcagatcctctcaagctctgtcaagttggatagggagcgtcgctgcacacctattttcaggtttatctagagatgttcgattgggttcaagttttTTAACgtgcaaaataaatttatgcagcagggatcttgatccaggaggggattgattGTCTGCTGTAATGCTAGAAAACCAAATGCATAGTTGGAGCCCTGAGCTGAAGATAATCTATTTGGCACATCTTCGATAGAAATCTTGTCATAACTTATAAGCAGTGGCATAGCACGCACCTTTTTTTGTTGACAGTGTTGAAAGTCATACTGTCTGTATTTCATAATAGCCCGATATACGGTAAACCGCCCAAGCATAATGTAGGCTAAACAATTTCATGTGATGACTTGCTAAGTTATAGATTACTTTACTTATCTCATCTCAGTCTCTGAATTTTACATAGGCTAATTCACACTAAGATATGGAATGCCATAGAATCTAAAGCACCATGCACACAAGGAAGGATCTTATCAATTATCTTGTTCACCTTTTTCAGATCATGTGTGTCCTTTGGACCACGGAATCGTTCAATAGGAGCGGCAGCGAAAGGCCAGGTAAGCCTTGCTTTAAGACGTATCGCTAATATAAGTCATTTGTGAAAATAAAGTAGCATGTTATTTGACCATGGCATTTGTTCTTTTTTCTTTTTGGAAGGTTGTAACAAATTGTAAGAACACTGTTCAAGGGTTCAAGCGATTCCATGGCAGGGCGTTCTTAGACCCCTACGTCCAGTCAGCAAAATCTAGCTTGGTTTACGACCTGGCCCAGATGCCTTCTGGGATGACCGGCATCAAGGTAAATGATCAGAAGTGAAGATGCGGCTGAACGGGGAGCTGGTTTGAGATATTCATTTTTACTCCCTTACTCAATTTTTTACTAGgtgatgtacatggaggaggagaaAGTCTTCAGCATTGAACAAGTCACTGCCATGCTGCTGAACAAACTGAAGGAGACTGCTGAGACGGCAATGAAGAAACCTGTGGCTGACTGTGTCATCTCTGTAAGCAGTTTTACATCTACTTAGACAGGCGTGAAGATGGAATATTCTTTTTTTGGTTAACAAACTCTCATGACTACAGCGATGCCTATGCCCTATAGAAAATATGCAGTTACACGTGTGCGCGCACACAGTTTAGGCAGTCAAGGTCTGTGTTTTTGTCAACTCATAATTTCTCCTAATGTCCTCCAGGTCCCCAGCTTCTACACTGATGCAGAGAGGAGGTCTGTCATAGATGCAGCTCAGATTGCAGGGCTCAACTGCCTACGACTCATGAATGAGACCACTGCAGGTAATTCCATTACCATGCCAACACTGAACAATGTTATCCCATGTAAATCTTGGTCTGAACCAATTTCTCTGTCTATTCCAGTTACACTGGCATATGGGATCTATAAACAGGATCTCCCTGCCCCTGAGGAAAAGCCAAGAAATGTGGTATTTGTAGATTTGGGCCACTCTGGTTATCAGGTCTCTGTCTGTGCATTCAACAAAGGAAAGCTCAAGGTACATTTTTGATATGTTCAAAGAAAACGTAACACAAATTTTTTTTAAGATAGAACAAGGCATTAGGTACATTGTTTTGTTCTCTTTCAGATGCTAGCTTCTGCGTTTGATGCAGAATTGGGTGGCAAAGACTTTGACGAGGTGTTGGTGAACCATTTCTGTGAGGAGTTTGGCAAGAAGTACAAGCTGGATGTGAAGACCAAGCCCAGAGCCCTGGTTCGTCTCTACCAGGAGTGTGAGAAGCTCAAGAAGCTGATGAGCGCCAACTCCTCTGATTTGCCACTCAACATTGAGTGCTTCATGAATGACATCGATGTGACTGGGAAACTCAACAGGTTAGTGGAGCATAAAACAAGTCCTCTCATTTATTTCGGTACGTCTACATTACACATTTGGCCATCCGCAGTGGGAAAGCCATGTGTCAGGAAGTGTTTTCATTCGGTGCATGTGTATCATCATGATGCAAGCAGCTGCATGTGTGTACGGTATCTATTAATATCCCATGACCACTGTTGTTCCAGAGGCCACTTTGAGGAGATGTGTGCAGGGCTTCTGGCCAAAGTGGAAGCTCCCCTGCACAGCGTCATGGAACAAGCCAGTGAGTAGCTGTTGTAATAGTAGCTGGAATATCCCTGAGCCACGTGCACAAGCGCAGCCTGTTCATGTTCTTGCTAAGACCTGGATTGGCTGTTTAAATCTGACTACTAATATGTTTCATGCATTGTCCAGAGCTGAAGAAGGAAGACATCTACGCTGTGGAAATCGTGGGCGGTGCCTCCAGGATCCCTGCCGTCAAAGAAAGAGTCAGCAAATTCTTTGGAAAAGAGTTGAGCACGACATTAAATGCAGACGAGGCTGTCGCAAGAGGATGTGCACTGCAGGTATCATGTCATGACTCACTGTCCCCAATGGTTTCTTAAGCAAATGGCTAAAAATGGCACGCCCATGTCTCTCACTCATGGAACTGGTCGGTATCGCTGTAGTTGTTTGACCTGATGTTTACTTTATAGCACAAACAATTAGCAGGTAATAACTTTTCCTGTTGCCATAACATTAAGTACTGTATACAGTTGTTAAACACTTAGCAAACATATTATAATGCAGGTGGTTTATCTCCTTAGTGTGCAATCCTGTCCCCTGCCTTCAAAGTCAGAGAGTTTTCCATCACGGATGTCGTCCACTATCCCATATCCTTGAAGTggaactctgctgcagaggagggGTTAAGGTAATGATATCTTCTTCACATTTGACATTGGCTTATTTAACACCGATTGCACTGAACTCTGATTGGCAGTGACTCACGTTATCTTCTGGTCTACTCTCCTCCGTCAGTGATTGCGAGGTATTCCCAAGGAACCATGCAGCACCCTTCTCCAAAGTGTTGACATTCTACCGGAGAGAGCCCTTCTCCTTGGAGGCGTACTACAACAACCCCAAAGAGCTGCCGTACCCGGACCCCACAATAGGTACCAGAACAAACCGTCCTGAAACTTTAAATGCCTCTAATAAGCTATAAGCTTGCACCTGTTCAATTAATTTTGTACTTTTAATGGTTGTCTCTGAGGCCAGGTTACTGGGTGTCTTCTAATACTCCACTTGTGAACTCATCAGGTCAGTTCATTGTCCAGAAAGTGGTTCCCCAGGCAAATGGTGAGAGTTCAAAGGTCAAGGTGAAGGTCAGGGTGAATGTCCATGGGGTCTTCAGCGTGTCCAGTGCCTCTCTAGTAGAGCTCCTGAAACCTAATGAGGGAGAGGAGCCAATGGAGACAGACCCAGCcgggaaggaagaggaggtttGTGTGCACTGTTTTCGCACAGCGCTTACATAGGCTATGGTCTCTACCAGGCTTTCACCTCTACCAGGGTTTCACCTCACCTTCAGTTTAAAAGCCTGTGGAAGTTCCTGTCAGAAAGAGGCCAAAAAAAGGTGGAGGGTATCCAAGTTGTTTGCCCCTCCCAACAATTAGAATAGGCACTTTCAAACAGGCAGCGATTGGAAACCGAAAGCCAATCATTTTCTTTGTTGCCCATGTGGGGTCGTGTCATTTCAACCAAATTATAAATATCCATGGGGGGAAATGTAGTATGCTTGCGCCATTAATTAGCTTATCTGGATAATTAGCACTTTTCATGAGGAATGGAAGGGGTGGTTGTTTGAATAATCATCTACTCACAGCCAATCAGTCAGCAGCCGCTGGCAATCAGCGCTCCACTCATACCCACTTTTCCGATATGAACTTCCCCAGGCTCTGGAGAACAACTTGAGGGAGGCCTGGAAGCCAAGGCTACATCGGCAATAATGCCTTTACACTACCCACACCCAATTTATTGGACAATTAATCAACCCAGACATATTCAGTAAAATGGCAACTAATTCATCTGTCATGTCTCAACAAGTTAAACCTGCTTCAGAAAatatattattgtatttttctttgccTGCTTGTTTTTCTTGTGTTATCTGACCATCTCTGCATTTTGGTGTTAACGCCACATGAATGGAGAGCTAATAAAATGTTTATTGTCTCATCAGAGTAAGATGCAGACCGAACAAGATGACCAAAAAGCCAAAGGTGATGGACAGAAAGACGATGCTGACAAGAAGTCAGAGACTGAGGAAATggaggtgactgactgactacatATTTTCAACATTCTGAGGGGATGTGTTTTGTGTGTACGTATTCATGATAAAGGTATGGGACCAATGCACATTTACCTAAAacgtagtgtatatatatatatgttttttttaatttttttttttaaatctcagacATCGGAGGATGGAAAACAGGAGAAGAATCACGCTCCATCGGCAAAGAAACCCAAAGTGAAAACGAAGACTGTTGAACTCCCAATCGAAAACAGCCTGCACTGGCAACTAACCAATGACCTGGTCAATCTGTTCATGGAGAATGAGGTAATGTTGTAGGACACCATAACTAGTATCAACACTAATTCATTTTTTCCAGTATTATCTGATTGGCTTAGCATCACTGAGACAGGATATTTTTCTGACTTTTGTCCTCATTAGTTGAAAACCTGTCCTGTATTGATATAAACCATGTATTATTGTCTGTTAATGTTTTACAAGCATAATTTTAACATGCAACACTGTATATCATACCACTATTGTACAGTATAAAGAATTGTTCAACCTTTTTGTCTGTAAAATTAGGTTTAATGGGTTGCTTAAGCATGTTCATCTGTGTCTGAGAGTTGTGGTAGGAAGTGTTACATTAAATGTTACAATTTAGCAGGTGCTCTTGTCCAGAGTGAGTGCATacaaatttatatttgtgtccacCTCAGGGTAAGATGATGATGCAGGAcaagctggagaaggagagaaaCGATGCCAAGAACAATGTAGAGGAGTACGTCTATGAGATGAGGGACAAACTGCACGGAGTGTTGGAGAAGTTTGTCAGTGAATCTGTGAGTATATTCCCTTAAGCTGGCTGAGTAGAAAAGCACTAGCTAACAGCAAGGCTAAGccacattttatttgtattattcccAGTGTAATATATAACCTTtacatgtattaaaaacaaatgatgtgGAGTTACTACAAGTTTGTTTTTACTAAATGCAGGACCGAGACACCTTTGCATTAAGACTTGAGGACACAGAGAACTGGTTGTATGATGATGGCGAGGACCAACAGAAACAAGTGTACATCGACAAACTGGCTGAATTAAAGGTAACATTGTCAGTCAATTCCTGTCTCTGATTCTAGGATGTATTTTGTTATGTGACTGAACCAAATGTCCCTTCTACAGAAATTTGGGCAGCCCATCCAGGAAAGATACATCGAGGCTGAGGAGAGACCAAAAGCATTCGATGAACTTGGAAGGCATATCCAACAGTACATGAAGATTGTAGAAGCTTACAAAACAAAGGTAACTTCTAAGATATTGTTATTGCATAGTTATGCACATGTAGTTTCATCAACCTTGAGTCACTGGACATGTAATGATATATCTCAATGCCTCCCAGCATTGAAATGTTCCTTATGTCTGTCTTGACACCCAGGAGGAGCAGTATGAGCATTTGGACGAGTTGGAGATGTTGAAGGTGGATAAGCAGGTGAACGACGCCATGATTTGGATGAACAGCAAAATGAATGCGCAGAGCAAACAGAATCTTACCCAGGAGCCTGCCGTCAAAGTCCAGGAGATTCAGGCAAAAACAAAGGTTAGTGCAGACAATAGGTTTGTATAGTCTGTCAAGGACTCAGGTCACATGGTCGGGGACTCCTGGTCCTAATATGGCATATGGTCATCCAAAGTTCAGAATGTCCCAAAGCTCACTTTTTAAAGTTCATATTCTGTCAACTcgtacccaaataatgttgtggACTCACCGTATACTcctatttgtggccaaagcacaAATTGGAGAAGAAAAAAACCACTTCAAAAACCCCACCTCAAACAGACAGTTTCAAAAAGGTTTACTATTTCCTCATTGAGGATGATGTCATCCTGAGGAAGATGAGCTGGCCATCAGTGGTCTACTCGTGAATATTTTTGACCGGCGtccttctgttgttggggtatgcccacaccattccaacacaaaGCTGCTTTTTAATATACTTAATGCTGTAATATCGACATTTTTGGGGGCGAACCTGACCAAGTTCACACACAAATGTTAGTTGtagatctgtcattcttattgaaagcaagtctaagaagttgTAGATCtcttctatgtgcgctatttctatgctttttGTTCCCACATTTTCACATTTGCATCTTTCGGTTttatacaccagcttcaaacagctgaaaatacaatagttGGAGATATTGAAAATAtttttcacagtggtttagatggtacaatgattctctgcaCTAGACATTGCATGTTTTGTCACAATTACCATGTTTTGGAAGGAAGACCATTTCActaatattgtaattaattataggtaatatttcataaagttaatttaacaTCCTCTTTCCATCTGTTTAGGAGCTTTACTCAGCTTGCAACCCTATCGTCTCAAAACCCAAACCCAAAGTGGAGATCCCCAAGGATGAGAAGGAAGAGCAGAATGGACCTATTAATGGACAGGAGGACACAGATGCCCAGCCAGGCAGCCCAGAGAAGGGTGCAGCAGAGAGCACGGTGGCTCCTGAATCTGCAGAGGGCAACAAGCTGCCTGAGATGGACATTGACTAACTGCT
Coding sequences:
- the LOC139537777 gene encoding heat shock 70 kDa protein 4-like, which produces MSVVGIDVGFQSCYVAVARAGGIETVANEYSDRSTPSCVSFGPRNRSIGAAAKGQVVTNCKNTVQGFKRFHGRAFLDPYVQSAKSSLVYDLAQMPSGMTGIKVMYMEEEKVFSIEQVTAMLLNKLKETAETAMKKPVADCVISVPSFYTDAERRSVIDAAQIAGLNCLRLMNETTAVTLAYGIYKQDLPAPEEKPRNVVFVDLGHSGYQVSVCAFNKGKLKMLASAFDAELGGKDFDEVLVNHFCEEFGKKYKLDVKTKPRALVRLYQECEKLKKLMSANSSDLPLNIECFMNDIDVTGKLNRGHFEEMCAGLLAKVEAPLHSVMEQAKLKKEDIYAVEIVGGASRIPAVKERVSKFFGKELSTTLNADEAVARGCALQCAILSPAFKVREFSITDVVHYPISLKWNSAAEEGLSDCEVFPRNHAAPFSKVLTFYRREPFSLEAYYNNPKELPYPDPTIGQFIVQKVVPQANGESSKVKVKVRVNVHGVFSVSSASLVELLKPNEGEEPMETDPAGKEEESKMQTEQDDQKAKGDGQKDDADKKSETEEMETSEDGKQEKNHAPSAKKPKVKTKTVELPIENSLHWQLTNDLVNLFMENEGKMMMQDKLEKERNDAKNNVEEYVYEMRDKLHGVLEKFVSESDRDTFALRLEDTENWLYDDGEDQQKQVYIDKLAELKKFGQPIQERYIEAEERPKAFDELGRHIQQYMKIVEAYKTKEEQYEHLDELEMLKVDKQVNDAMIWMNSKMNAQSKQNLTQEPAVKVQEIQAKTKELYSACNPIVSKPKPKVEIPKDEKEEQNGPINGQEDTDAQPGSPEKGAAESTVAPESAEGNKLPEMDID